In Cupriavidus nantongensis, a genomic segment contains:
- a CDS encoding transcriptional regulator KorA, giving the protein MKKRLTEAQFQAAIKGLEIGQQTIDIARGVLVDGRPQAEFVASLGLTKGAVSQAVSRVWAAAGEVLPQGFARVTAVLPEHQAFIVKRWEADAKGKRKQEPNS; this is encoded by the coding sequence ATGAAGAAACGGCTAACCGAAGCCCAATTCCAGGCGGCGATCAAGGGCCTGGAGATCGGGCAACAGACCATCGACATAGCGCGCGGCGTGCTGGTCGATGGAAGGCCCCAGGCCGAGTTTGTGGCCTCGCTGGGGCTGACCAAGGGGGCGGTATCGCAAGCGGTCAGTCGCGTGTGGGCAGCGGCGGGGGAAGTGCTCCCGCAGGGCTTCGCGCGGGTGACGGCGGTACTGCCGGAGCATCAAGCGTTCATCGTCAAGCGTTGGGAAGCCGACGCCAAGGGAAAGAGGAAACAGGAACCCAACTCATGA
- a CDS encoding ParA family protein translates to MKTLVTAIQKGGQGKTFATCHLAFDFQERGLRVAVVDLDTQGNASWTLAGHDSGYPASRMFTAGGDELRAWFAGREDDGLALIAADASLANLDKMDLAQAAGALRASIAALGEFFDVCLIDTAPSLGVAMTAAVLAADYMLSPVEMEAYSLQGMKKMVAVIGNLRKQNPKLRFLGMVPNKVDARKPRHVSNLATLQQAYPQLILPFSVGARDSIAEALGEQMPVWKIKKTAARKATQEVRALADYVFTKMEIAQ, encoded by the coding sequence ATGAAAACACTGGTCACGGCAATTCAGAAAGGCGGACAGGGCAAGACCTTCGCAACCTGCCACCTGGCGTTCGACTTCCAGGAGCGCGGCCTTCGGGTTGCAGTGGTCGACCTGGACACCCAGGGCAATGCAAGCTGGACGCTGGCCGGCCACGACTCGGGCTATCCCGCCAGTCGCATGTTCACCGCCGGCGGCGACGAGCTGCGCGCCTGGTTCGCTGGCCGGGAGGATGACGGCCTGGCGCTGATCGCGGCCGATGCCAGCCTGGCCAACCTGGACAAGATGGACTTGGCCCAGGCCGCCGGCGCGCTGCGGGCCAGCATCGCGGCGCTAGGCGAGTTCTTCGACGTGTGCCTGATCGACACCGCCCCTTCCCTTGGCGTTGCCATGACGGCGGCCGTGCTGGCCGCCGACTACATGCTTTCGCCGGTCGAAATGGAGGCGTACAGCTTGCAAGGCATGAAGAAGATGGTTGCCGTCATCGGCAACCTGCGCAAGCAAAACCCGAAGCTGCGCTTTCTCGGCATGGTGCCGAACAAGGTGGACGCGCGGAAGCCGCGCCACGTCAGCAACCTGGCGACCTTGCAGCAGGCATATCCGCAACTGATCTTGCCGTTCAGTGTCGGCGCGCGAGACAGTATCGCGGAGGCGCTGGGCGAGCAGATGCCAGTGTGGAAGATCAAGAAAACCGCTGCGCGCAAGGCCACCCAGGAAGTGCGCGCCCTGGCGGATTACGTGTTCACGAAGATGGAGATCGCGCAATGA
- a CDS encoding transcriptional repressor gene korB: MTSAVKTNAKKKAPQAAAEKPKGGGLGLDGLGDLSSLLDEPQAANAAPGGPQELPLDLIDEDPHQPRTADNPGFSPESIAEIGETIKLRGVKSPISVRENPDAPGRYLINHGARRYRGSKWADKTTIPAFIDNDYNEADQVIENLQRNELTAREIADFIGRELAKGKKKSEIAKEIGKSPAFVTQHVTLLDLPEPIAEAFNTGRAKDVTVINELVTAFKKNPEEVGAWLADDSQELTRGSVKLLREYLEDKRHQEGDRDPNTVDAFSGKTDGEAEGDGQGPEDDAKKKEPKEPDPDKLKKAIIQVTHDDRPARLILNRRPPAEGWAWLKYEDDGQEFEADLGKVQLVALLEG; this comes from the coding sequence ATGACCAGCGCCGTAAAGACCAACGCCAAGAAGAAGGCCCCGCAAGCGGCCGCAGAGAAGCCCAAGGGCGGCGGGCTGGGCCTGGATGGCCTCGGCGACCTGTCGAGCTTGCTGGACGAGCCACAGGCCGCGAATGCGGCCCCTGGCGGCCCGCAGGAGCTGCCGCTTGACCTCATCGACGAAGACCCGCACCAGCCGCGCACGGCGGACAACCCCGGCTTCTCGCCGGAGTCCATCGCCGAGATCGGCGAGACGATCAAGCTGCGCGGCGTGAAGTCGCCCATCAGCGTGCGCGAGAACCCGGACGCGCCGGGCCGCTACCTCATCAACCACGGTGCGCGGCGCTACCGTGGCTCGAAATGGGCCGACAAGACCACCATCCCGGCTTTCATCGACAACGACTACAACGAGGCCGACCAGGTAATCGAGAACCTGCAACGCAACGAACTGACGGCCCGCGAGATCGCGGACTTCATCGGCCGCGAGCTGGCGAAGGGCAAGAAGAAGTCGGAGATCGCCAAGGAGATCGGCAAGTCGCCGGCGTTCGTCACACAGCACGTCACGCTGCTGGACTTGCCCGAACCGATTGCCGAGGCGTTCAACACTGGCCGCGCCAAGGATGTGACCGTCATCAACGAGTTGGTGACGGCGTTCAAGAAGAACCCCGAGGAAGTGGGTGCGTGGCTGGCCGACGACAGCCAGGAGCTGACGCGCGGATCGGTCAAGCTGCTGCGCGAGTACCTGGAGGACAAGCGCCACCAGGAAGGCGACCGCGACCCCAACACCGTCGATGCGTTCAGCGGCAAGACGGATGGCGAGGCCGAGGGCGACGGGCAAGGCCCGGAGGATGACGCCAAGAAGAAGGAGCCGAAGGAACCCGACCCGGACAAGCTCAAGAAAGCGATCATCCAGGTCACGCACGACGACCGCCCGGCCCGCCTGATCCTCAACCGCCGGCCGCCGGCCGAGGGCTGGGCCTGGCTCAAGTACGAGGATGACGGCCAGGAGTTCGAGGCCGACCTTGGCAAAGTGCAGCTTGTCGCGCTGCTGGAGGGCTAG